The Microcystis panniformis FACHB-1757 region TAATGCCGCCAGTTTGCACGATTGGTTTAGGATTATCCCAAGGCAATTGGATCCTAAGTTTGGGAGCCACTCTGTTATATATTACCAATTTATTAGGCATTGCTCTCGCCTGTTTGTTGGTCTTTTTACTGGCAGGTTATTCTAGTTTTCATCGGGCGCGTAACGCTCTAATTTTGACTTCTATCCTGACAGCAGTGCTGCTAATTCCCTTAGGAATAAGTTTTGCAACTCTGGCTAATCAAGCTCGCTTAGAAAGGCTGATCAAAAAAGCTTTATTACAACGAACAGTTACTTTTCAACGGACAGAATTATTGGAGTCTTCGATTAATTGGCTCAATCAACCTCCCCAGGTGAGATTAGTCGTAAGAACCGCCGAAAGCATTACCCCCAGACAGGTAGAATTGTTGCAAGAATTCATTACCAAGGAAATGGGGCGACCTTTTCAATTAAATGTCTTGGTTTCTAAGGTTAATGAGGTCACTTCCCCGGAATAGCGTCGAGAAAATTAGCTCAAGTAATGACAAACAAGGATTAATTCGCTATCTTAATGTTTGATATTTAATCTATAGGTAGGGTTCAGGTGAGTGGCGGCAATCGACCAGAAAGCACGGCTTATGTGCGGATAATTAAGCAATCTTGGCAAACGGGGAAATTAGAGGGAGAAGTGCGGACGGAACAATATCAATGGCGTTTTCAGTGGCATTTTCTTCAAGGCAAGTTATTAGTACAACCTTCCCTAGGTAGGGCTTTGATTTTTGAACCCTTGAATCGGTTTTTAGAACGCTACGATTATCAATTAGAACCGGGAGGAGATTATGAATTTACGGTGCGCTCAAAATTTTAAATATGGGGGATTGAATTACAGCCTTTCTCCTAAGGATGAAGTTTAACTTAATTTGGCATCATAAAAGGAAAACCTTGTACCTCATCATTAAGATAACTGCCTATTGATCAAAAGAAATTGACGGTTTATGGACAACCCGGCCGAGATACTAGGTTTTTAAAGGAAGTTTTTTGATTTAAATCCTGCCGGTTAGGCTAAAATTCAGCCATACTAAAGCGTTATATTAACGATAAGAATTTTTAGGAATAAGGGAAATGACGCAAGAACAGAAGGTTTCAGTGGGTATTGTCGGCGCTTCCGGATATGGTGGCGTACAGTTGGTACGTTTGCTCAAAGAACATCCCTTCGTAGAATTAGCCTATCTGGGGGGCGATAGTAGCGCCGGAAAACCCTACAGTGATTTATATCCCCATCTCGGTCATAGCATTAATCTTAATGTGGAGGCGATCGATTTAGAGATAATTGCCTCCCGTTGTCAAGTGGTTTTCTTGGGTTTACCCAATGGTTTAGCCTGTGATTTAGCCCCTCCTTTGCTCGCTAAAGGGTGTAAAGTTTTGGATCTGTCGGCAGATTATCGTTTTACTAGCCTAGAAACCTATAGTAAATGGTATGGCAAGGAACGTCAGGATCAAGCGATCGCATCTACGGCTGTGTACGGTTTGCCGGAACTTTATCGGGAAGAGATTAAAAATGCCTCTTTGATCGGTTGCCCCGGATGTTATCCTACTGCTAGTTTAATGGCGATTTCT contains the following coding sequences:
- a CDS encoding DUF389 domain-containing protein; protein product: MTRKERPYSWFSRKPLTWQQSRAMWRDLWLEASLDFPYLALIVSSCAIATFGLVANSAAVIIGAMIIAPLMLPIRSLAFGGLIGSWRLIRKSALAILVGTIIALAIAWFLGLLIGISEFGSEIQARSQPNLLDLGVAVTAGAISGYAKIEPKISGTLAGTAIAVALMPPVCTIGLGLSQGNWILSLGATLLYITNLLGIALACLLVFLLAGYSSFHRARNALILTSILTAVLLIPLGISFATLANQARLERLIKKALLQRTVTFQRTELLESSINWLNQPPQVRLVVRTAESITPRQVELLQEFITKEMGRPFQLNVLVSKVNEVTSPE
- a CDS encoding DUF3146 family protein, translating into MSGGNRPESTAYVRIIKQSWQTGKLEGEVRTEQYQWRFQWHFLQGKLLVQPSLGRALIFEPLNRFLERYDYQLEPGGDYEFTVRSKF